One stretch of Paenibacillus sp. FSL R5-0341 DNA includes these proteins:
- the hemE gene encoding uroporphyrinogen decarboxylase yields the protein MSYNDRLIRASFKQQVDRVPVWYMRQAGRYDPEYRKIKEKYSLLEICRQPELAAEVTLMPVRKLGVDAAILYSDIMNPVASLGIDFDIVKNIGPVIDNPIRSAADVDRLRPIDVEGDLSHILETIRILDKELDVPLITFAGAPFTIASYLIEGRPSKGYIRTKTMMYSEPEVWHKLMQKLGDMVITYVRAHIANGGKAFQLFDSWVGALSPKDFRTYVLPTITRIFTELSDLNVPKIYFPGVASGELLPALHNLQADVIGLDWRVSISEGRERLGGKFAVQGNLDPYVLTAPMELIKEQAKVIIDEGIKEPGYIFNLGHGLFPEASLEKLRELTAYIHEYSAEALKTGVTVTND from the coding sequence ATGAGCTATAATGATCGACTGATTCGGGCAAGTTTCAAACAACAGGTAGACCGTGTTCCGGTATGGTACATGCGTCAGGCTGGACGTTACGATCCTGAATATCGCAAAATTAAAGAAAAGTACTCCTTGTTAGAGATTTGCCGACAACCCGAGCTGGCGGCTGAAGTTACACTTATGCCGGTACGTAAACTTGGTGTAGATGCGGCTATTTTGTATTCCGATATTATGAATCCGGTTGCCTCACTGGGCATTGATTTTGACATTGTAAAAAATATTGGACCGGTCATCGATAATCCGATTCGATCCGCTGCAGATGTGGATCGTTTGCGTCCTATTGACGTAGAAGGAGATCTGTCACATATTCTCGAGACCATTCGAATTCTGGATAAGGAGCTTGACGTGCCTCTCATTACATTTGCGGGCGCACCTTTCACTATTGCGAGCTATCTGATCGAAGGCCGACCTTCGAAAGGGTATATCCGCACCAAAACGATGATGTACAGCGAGCCTGAGGTGTGGCATAAGCTGATGCAGAAGCTTGGTGATATGGTTATTACATATGTCCGTGCGCATATTGCGAATGGCGGTAAGGCATTCCAGTTGTTTGACAGCTGGGTTGGAGCACTTTCTCCGAAAGACTTCAGAACATATGTGTTGCCTACGATTACTCGTATCTTTACCGAATTATCGGATTTGAATGTACCGAAGATCTATTTCCCTGGTGTCGCATCTGGCGAATTGTTGCCAGCGTTGCATAATCTGCAAGCCGATGTGATTGGATTGGACTGGAGAGTATCGATTTCGGAAGGTCGTGAGCGACTTGGCGGCAAATTTGCCGTGCAGGGTAACCTGGACCCTTATGTGTTGACTGCACCGATGGAACTGATCAAGGAGCAAGCCAAAGTGATTATTGATGAAGGAATTAAGGAGCCGGGATATATTTTCAACCTGGGACACGGACTATTTCCTGAAGCATCTCTTGAAAAGCTCAGAGAACTAACGGCTTATATTCATGAATATTCTGCCGAAGCATTGAAGACTGGGGTGACGGTAACGAATGACTAA
- a CDS encoding MFS transporter translates to MKTWKVNLIVLWFGQFLVNSGMTMITPFLSLYLARDLGVVGEHEIGIWAGFIFAANFLTSFLFQPLWGKLSDKYGRKVMLLRSGFGMAIVIALMGLAQNPWQLLLLRLLNGTISGFNPAAVALISGTTPKDRMGFAMGISQSGQVAGTILGPLIGGLLADAVGFRPIFYITGGLIFVASMLAMFLVREKFDRQEAAKLPAQSVLSGLKELNKSPQLPALFAVTFLLQFAMISPMSLLPLYVQKLHASDVNVAFWAGLVGAVTGLSNMAMSPILGKLSDRIGPHKVLTFSLIGTGLMLIPQAFVQTVWQLIMVRFMMGVFMGGLLPSVNALIRSYTSDSMISRAFSFNTSTLALGNMLGAIIGGFMAGFIGIEGLFIVSGGLLLLNMVWVRLKLYKKPATIRES, encoded by the coding sequence TTGAAAACATGGAAAGTAAACCTCATTGTGCTTTGGTTCGGACAATTTTTGGTCAATTCGGGCATGACCATGATTACCCCATTTTTGTCCCTTTATCTCGCAAGAGATCTTGGCGTTGTTGGCGAACATGAAATTGGCATCTGGGCCGGATTTATATTTGCAGCCAATTTCCTCACCTCATTTCTGTTCCAACCGCTCTGGGGCAAGTTATCTGACAAGTATGGTCGAAAGGTTATGCTGCTGCGTTCAGGATTCGGGATGGCCATCGTCATTGCCCTTATGGGTCTGGCACAGAACCCTTGGCAGCTTCTCTTATTGCGTTTGCTTAACGGTACCATCTCCGGTTTCAACCCTGCAGCTGTTGCACTGATATCGGGTACCACACCGAAGGACCGCATGGGTTTCGCTATGGGAATCAGTCAATCCGGACAGGTTGCCGGCACAATCCTGGGTCCGCTCATTGGTGGATTGCTAGCTGATGCGGTAGGCTTCCGCCCCATTTTCTACATTACAGGTGGACTGATCTTCGTCGCTTCCATGCTCGCCATGTTCCTGGTGAGAGAGAAATTCGACCGTCAAGAAGCAGCCAAACTGCCGGCACAATCCGTATTGTCCGGTCTGAAGGAATTGAACAAATCACCTCAACTGCCCGCACTCTTTGCTGTGACGTTTCTTTTGCAGTTTGCGATGATTAGCCCCATGTCACTCTTGCCGCTGTATGTGCAGAAATTGCATGCATCGGATGTAAATGTGGCCTTCTGGGCAGGACTTGTCGGTGCAGTTACGGGACTATCCAATATGGCCATGTCTCCGATTCTTGGGAAGCTGAGTGACCGGATCGGCCCTCACAAGGTGCTTACATTCTCACTCATAGGAACAGGACTCATGCTTATCCCGCAGGCATTTGTTCAAACTGTGTGGCAACTCATTATGGTTCGTTTCATGATGGGTGTGTTCATGGGTGGCCTGCTTCCAAGCGTCAATGCCCTGATCCGTTCCTATACATCAGATAGCATGATTAGCCGTGCATTCAGTTTTAATACGAGTACCCTGGCACTGGGCAACATGCTTGGAGCGATCATTGGAGGTTTTATGGCAGGATTCATTGGGATTGAAGGTCTGTTTATCGTCTCTGGTGGACTGCTGCTGCTCAATATGGTTTGGGTCAGATTGAAATTGTACAAAAAACCTGCTACAATCCGGGAATCCTGA
- the hemH gene encoding ferrochelatase: MTNTIGVLVMSYGTPENLESVEAYYTHIRRGRPPEPEQLKELTDRYEAIVGGVFPLRENTDNQVKALQETLNRDERGTDVEFRCYQGLKHAYPFIEDGVEQMAKDGIQTAIGIVLAPHFSTMSVGSYIKRAREKAEELGVHMSFIESYHLHPKLIQALSTRVSAKLDAFEEAGAKRGDVKVLFSAHSLPARIVEMGDPYPQQLLETSEVIASRVGITNWQFTWQSAGRTAEPWLGPDILDTLQELSREQVEDVLVAPIGFVSDHLEVLYDLDIEAKAIAKEIDMRLMRIDSLNSDPLYMETLSDVIISQWQQGSDE, translated from the coding sequence ATGACTAATACGATAGGTGTACTGGTGATGTCATATGGCACACCAGAAAATTTGGAGAGTGTTGAAGCGTATTACACACATATCCGCAGAGGGCGGCCGCCTGAACCTGAGCAATTAAAGGAACTGACGGATCGTTATGAAGCCATTGTTGGTGGTGTATTCCCGCTTCGGGAGAACACGGACAATCAGGTCAAGGCTCTGCAGGAGACGTTAAACCGCGATGAGCGTGGCACTGATGTGGAATTCCGTTGTTATCAAGGACTGAAGCATGCCTATCCGTTTATTGAGGATGGCGTGGAACAGATGGCGAAGGATGGAATTCAGACAGCCATTGGTATTGTACTTGCGCCTCATTTCTCAACGATGAGTGTAGGTAGTTATATCAAACGTGCGCGTGAAAAAGCAGAAGAGCTGGGCGTTCATATGTCCTTTATTGAAAGCTATCATCTGCATCCGAAGTTAATTCAGGCTTTGTCTACGCGTGTCAGTGCCAAGTTGGATGCGTTCGAGGAAGCAGGAGCAAAACGCGGAGATGTGAAGGTGTTGTTCAGTGCCCACAGTTTGCCAGCACGCATTGTGGAGATGGGTGATCCATACCCGCAACAATTGCTGGAGACTTCGGAAGTGATTGCCTCACGTGTAGGCATTACCAATTGGCAATTTACTTGGCAAAGTGCTGGACGAACAGCTGAGCCGTGGCTTGGACCGGATATTCTGGATACGTTACAGGAACTTTCTCGTGAACAGGTAGAGGATGTACTTGTGGCCCCAATCGGGTTCGTCTCCGATCATCTGGAGGTCCTCTATGATCTCGATATTGAGGCCAAAGCGATTGCCAAAGAGATCGACATGCGCCTGATGCGTATTGATTCTCTTAATAGTGATCCTTTATACATGGAGACATTAAGCGACGTTATTATAAGCCAATGGCAGCAAGGGTCGGATGAGTAA
- the hemY gene encoding protoporphyrinogen oxidase — translation MGDKKRRVVVVGGGLTGLSAAFYIRKHYREAGVEPVITLVEKSSSMGGMIETLHRDGFVIEKGPDSFLARKTAMIDLAKELEIDHELVSQNPESKKTYIMQRGKLHPMPAGLVLGIPTELRPFLRSGLVSPAGKLRALMDFVIPPRRTTEDESLGYMIERRLGAEVLENLTEPLLAGIYAGDMRRLSLQATFPQFGEVERDYGSLIRGMMTGRKPAETHTGTKRSAFLNFRQGLQSLVHALVHELQDVDQRLNTAVKSLQRLDGAETRYHVELENGEQLEADDVVVTVPTYVASELLKPHVDTAALDAINYVSVANVVLAFEKKEVEHVFDGSGFLVPRKEGRNITACTWTSTKWLHTSPDDKVLLRCYVGRSGDEQNVELPDEALTDLVLKDLRETMGIEAVPIFSEITRLRKSMPQYPVGHLQHIAALREELGSKLPGVYIAGAGYEGVGLPDCIRQAKEMSVQATKEFSVE, via the coding sequence ATGGGTGACAAGAAACGCCGTGTTGTTGTCGTCGGCGGTGGCCTTACCGGGCTCAGCGCGGCATTTTATATCCGTAAGCATTACCGGGAAGCGGGCGTTGAACCTGTGATCACTTTGGTCGAGAAAAGCTCGTCCATGGGAGGCATGATCGAGACACTGCATCGGGATGGATTTGTGATTGAAAAAGGACCGGATTCTTTCCTGGCTCGCAAAACAGCAATGATTGATCTGGCCAAAGAATTGGAGATTGATCATGAGCTGGTCAGTCAGAATCCGGAGTCGAAGAAAACGTATATCATGCAGCGTGGCAAGCTTCATCCTATGCCAGCAGGACTCGTTCTGGGTATTCCGACAGAACTAAGACCATTCCTGAGAAGTGGTCTGGTTTCTCCGGCAGGCAAACTGCGGGCGTTGATGGATTTTGTCATCCCGCCGCGTCGTACAACAGAGGATGAATCGCTCGGTTATATGATTGAGCGTCGTCTTGGAGCAGAAGTGCTGGAGAATCTGACGGAACCGTTGCTCGCGGGAATCTATGCGGGTGACATGCGGCGATTGAGCCTCCAGGCTACTTTCCCGCAGTTCGGAGAAGTAGAGCGCGATTACGGCAGCTTGATTCGGGGCATGATGACTGGTCGCAAACCGGCTGAGACGCATACCGGAACGAAACGAAGCGCATTTCTGAACTTTCGTCAGGGACTGCAGAGCCTTGTTCACGCCCTCGTACATGAACTGCAGGATGTGGATCAACGTCTGAACACCGCTGTCAAGTCGCTGCAACGACTTGACGGAGCGGAGACTAGATACCATGTTGAGCTGGAGAATGGTGAACAGCTAGAAGCGGATGATGTCGTGGTTACTGTACCGACGTATGTCGCGTCGGAGCTGCTGAAGCCTCACGTGGACACAGCGGCACTGGATGCGATTAACTATGTGTCTGTAGCCAATGTGGTGCTTGCTTTTGAGAAAAAAGAGGTCGAGCATGTATTCGACGGATCGGGTTTCCTTGTTCCGCGGAAAGAGGGGCGTAATATTACGGCTTGCACGTGGACATCGACGAAATGGCTGCATACCAGTCCCGATGATAAAGTACTGCTTCGCTGTTATGTTGGTCGCTCCGGTGACGAACAGAACGTAGAACTGCCGGATGAAGCGCTCACGGATCTGGTTCTCAAGGATCTGAGAGAGACCATGGGCATCGAAGCGGTACCGATCTTCTCCGAGATTACACGGCTTCGCAAATCGATGCCACAGTATCCGGTGGGGCACCTCCAACATATTGCCGCGCTTCGTGAGGAGCTTGGCAGCAAATTACCGGGCGTATACATTGCGGGTGCCGGTTATGAGGGTGTAGGTTTGCCTGATTGCATCAGACAAGCGAAGGAAATGTCTGTTCAGGCTACTAAGGAGTTTTCAGTAGAATAA